The following proteins are encoded in a genomic region of Pseudomonas saponiphila:
- a CDS encoding SPOR domain-containing protein → MGVSLPLWLILTAMTAYAASTRGRSGPRWFAIGLFFPCMALIAVLLMPRLAKTGVDALVHEDLRPCPACGQDIQANASRCKYCAADVEPIALRDRSGWVARISAQTDEEFARMAEQMGRIDIPSVLDEPPHLFAGPFEEKAEAQNTLNYLKSEHGLDGLVTWRSVTR, encoded by the coding sequence ATGGGCGTCTCGCTCCCCCTCTGGCTCATTCTCACGGCGATGACCGCTTACGCTGCAAGTACCCGCGGGCGCTCGGGGCCAAGATGGTTTGCAATCGGGCTGTTCTTTCCCTGCATGGCCCTGATTGCCGTGCTATTGATGCCGCGGCTGGCAAAGACCGGGGTTGACGCGCTGGTGCATGAAGATCTGCGCCCTTGTCCTGCCTGCGGCCAGGACATCCAGGCCAACGCCTCACGATGCAAGTACTGCGCAGCCGACGTGGAGCCTATCGCCTTGAGAGATCGCAGCGGTTGGGTCGCACGCATTAGCGCTCAAACCGATGAAGAATTTGCACGCATGGCCGAACAGATGGGACGAATCGACATACCCAGCGTTCTCGATGAGCCGCCCCACCTCTTTGCCGGCCCGTTCGAAGAAAAGGCCGAGGCACAAAACACCCTCAACTACCTGAAGTCCGAGCATGGCCTGGATGGACTGGTGACATGGCGCTCAGTGACCCGGTAA
- a CDS encoding ABC transporter substrate-binding protein, protein MNKTELLGALLLCASSFLAHADEDSLRIGIEAAYPPFSFKTPEGKVSGFDYDIGNALCEEMQVKCEWVIQEFDGMIPSLKVRKIDAVLSSMSITEDRMKSVDFSKKYYHTPGKFAMKAGSLIHDPLLDLKGKKLGVQRSSTYDRFATEQLEPAGVMVVRYGSQNEAFLDLAAGRLDATLADIVNTNESFIKTAAGQGFALTGPDINDPKYFGRGAGIAVRKGDSANLTRLNAALDAIRANGKYQQVMARYFAFDIYGE, encoded by the coding sequence ATGAACAAGACAGAACTTCTAGGTGCTCTGCTGCTGTGCGCGTCCAGCTTCCTCGCCCATGCCGACGAAGACAGCCTGCGCATCGGCATCGAAGCCGCCTACCCGCCCTTTTCCTTCAAGACCCCGGAGGGCAAGGTCAGTGGCTTCGACTACGACATCGGCAACGCGCTGTGCGAGGAAATGCAGGTCAAGTGCGAGTGGGTCATTCAAGAGTTCGACGGCATGATCCCGTCGCTCAAGGTGCGCAAGATCGATGCCGTGCTGTCGTCGATGTCGATCACCGAAGACCGGATGAAATCCGTGGATTTCAGCAAAAAGTACTACCACACGCCGGGCAAGTTCGCGATGAAGGCCGGCAGCCTGATCCATGACCCGCTGCTGGACCTCAAGGGCAAGAAACTCGGCGTGCAACGCTCCTCGACCTACGATCGTTTTGCCACCGAGCAACTGGAGCCGGCCGGCGTCATGGTGGTGCGCTATGGCTCGCAGAACGAAGCCTTCCTCGATCTGGCCGCGGGCCGCCTGGACGCCACCCTGGCCGATATCGTCAACACCAACGAGAGCTTTATCAAGACCGCTGCGGGCCAGGGTTTCGCCCTGACCGGACCTGATATCAACGACCCGAAATACTTCGGCCGGGGCGCCGGGATCGCCGTGCGCAAAGGCGACAGCGCCAACCTGACGCGCCTGAATGCGGCACT
- a CDS encoding DUF6572 domain-containing protein, whose amino-acid sequence MSITNPKVIDFWVRSKEEPNNLLLVMTDHLEWGDKAAQGEHLLMLQEKINAYIAFIESGEIYTEIPGAYGKYPIIRVVGLYELPEQAEYFMARVTETLNDVGIGFEFELKVIERIRNM is encoded by the coding sequence ATGTCCATCACCAATCCCAAAGTCATCGATTTCTGGGTTCGCTCCAAGGAAGAGCCCAACAACCTGCTGCTGGTCATGACCGACCACCTGGAATGGGGCGACAAGGCGGCCCAGGGCGAACACCTGCTCATGCTGCAGGAGAAGATCAACGCCTACATCGCCTTTATCGAAAGTGGCGAGATCTACACCGAGATTCCCGGCGCCTACGGCAAGTACCCGATCATCCGGGTGGTGGGTTTGTATGAACTTCCCGAGCAGGCCGAGTACTTCATGGCCCGCGTGACCGAAACCCTGAATGACGTGGGCATTGGCTTCGAGTTCGAGCTGAAAGTGATCGAGAGAATTCGCAACATGTAG